Sequence from the Fusobacterium periodonticum 1_1_41FAA genome:
TTTAGCTCTACCATGTCTGATTAAGTCGAATCCATCTCCTATTGAGTGAGTTCCAGATGCACAAGCAGTTACTATTGATTTATTAGGTCCTTTTGCACCATAGTATATAGCTATATTTCCAGCAGCCATATTTTCAATCATAGCTGGAATTGTGAATGGAGATATTCTTTTATAACCTTTTGATAACATAGCTCCATATTGTTCTTCCATTACTTCTATTCCACCAACACCAGAAGATACTAGAACTCCAACATCATCTGCATTAGTTTCGTCTATTTTAAAATTAGCATCATCTAGAGCCATTTTTGTAGCTACTAAAGCAAATTGAGTATTTCTAGCTAATTTTTTAACCTCTTTTTTTTCTATTCCATAATCAGTAGGTTCAAAACCTTTAACTTCTCCAGCTATTCTAACTGGTTGATCTGTAGTATCATAAGATGTTATTAAATCTATTCCAGTTTCCCCAGCTATAAGTTTCTTCCAACTTTCTTCTAAACCTATTCCTAATGATGAAATAAGTCCTAATCCTGTTACAACAACTCTTTTCATTATTCACCTCTATCTATCATCTATTTTTATTTATGTAAAGAAAACGGGATATAAATAAATATACCCCGTAATTTTTATTCCTGATGGAACATAATTATTTCTTATTTGCTTCTATGTAGTTTATAACATCTTGAACAGTTTTAATTTTTTCAGCTTCAGTATCAGGAATTTCTACTCCAAATTCTTCTTCAAAAGACATTATTAATTCAACAGTA
This genomic interval carries:
- a CDS encoding acyl carrier protein, producing MLDKVREIIVEQLGVEADQVKPESNFVDDLGADSLDTVELIMSFEEEFGVEIPDTEAEKIKTVQDVINYIEANKK